In a single window of the Papaver somniferum cultivar HN1 chromosome 8, ASM357369v1, whole genome shotgun sequence genome:
- the LOC113302463 gene encoding ubiquitin-related modifier 1 homolog 2-like codes for MKLTLEFGGGLELLCESVKTHNVDVDQTGEKKLTMKDLLAWVRTNLIKERPEMFMKGDSVRPGVLVLINDCDWELSGQLDTTLEDKDVVVFISTLHGG; via the exons ATGAAATTGACACTTGAATTTGG TGGTGGACTTGAGCTTCTTTGCGAGTCAGTGAAGACCCACAATGTTGATGTTGATCAAACTGGAGAAAAGAAG TTAACAATGAAGGATCTGTTGGCTTGGGTTCGTACTAATCTAATTAAGGAGAGGCCTGAAATGTTCATGAAAGGGGATTCAGT GAGACCAGGTGTTCTTGTCCTTATAAATGACTGCGATTGGGAACTAAGTGGTCAACTCGATACAACATTAGAAGACAAAGACGTGGTAGTCTTCATTTCAACCTTGCACGGTGGATGA